In one Acipenser ruthenus chromosome 10, fAciRut3.2 maternal haplotype, whole genome shotgun sequence genomic region, the following are encoded:
- the LOC117413898 gene encoding nmrA-like family domain-containing protein 1 → MDTVTVFGADAEEGHSVAVALLQDGTFRVRVVVQDLSSPLAQRLQVSGAETVGVDFNNSTSIQGALKGAAKCFAVTSTDFTAADPLQCEIQQGYGIADACKQNNINHLVFRGSHHVHRRYGLPARHMDAKACINDYMNEIALPKTELITPFYYEHFLTSFKPVQAGLDCYKIAIPMGETAMDSISIKQVGPIVTAILKHPHNWIRKSCLLSADKMRIDEYAAILTKHLHPKQFKDSRISVRTFVEDYKGPGAQDFGNMFEFWKKGAQKTNAAITSSLCPEIQRFSEWVSANREFIISTLEKESS, encoded by the exons ATGGACACGGTGACAGTGTTCGGTGCTGATGCGGAGGAAGGACACAGTGTTGCAGTTGCTCTGCTTCAGGATGGTACTTTCAGGGTGCGAGTGGTGGTTCAGGACCTTAGCAGCCCTTTGGCACAGCGTTTACAGGTGTCCGGGGCCGAGACAGTGGGTGTGGACTTCAACAACTCAACAAGCATTCAGGGAGCTTTAAAGGGAGCAGCCAAATGCTTTGCTGTGACGAGTACTGATTTCACAGCCGCAGATCCCTTACAG tgcGAGATTCAACAAGGGTATGGAATTGCTGATGCTTGTAAACAGAACAACATAAATCACCTGGTGTTCCGGGGAAGCCACCATGTGCACAGGAGGTATGGTCTGCCAGCAAGACACATGGATGCCAAGGCCTGCATTAACGACTACATGAACGAAATCGCACTGCCCAAGACTGAGCTCATCACTCCCTTCTATTACGAGCACTTCCTGACTTCCTTCAAACCAGTACAGGCTGGGCTTGACTGCTACAAGATAG CTATTCCTATGGGAGAAACGGCCATGGACAGTATAAGCATCAAGCAAGTTGGTCCCATTGTGACAGCCATACTTAAACATCCCCACAACTGGATCAGAAAGAGCTGCCTGCTGTCAGCTGACAAGATGAGGATTGATGAGTATGCAGCAATCCTAACAAAGCACCTGCACCCCAAACAGTTTAAGGATTCAAGG ATTTCTGTAAGAACATTTGTGGAGGATTATAAAGGCCCCGGAGCCCAGGATTTTGGCAACATGTTTGAATTCTGGAAAAAAGGTGCCCAGAAAACGAACGCTGCAATTACTTCCTCTCTGTGTCCCGAGATACAGAGGTTCTCTGAGTGGGTCTCGGCAAACAGGGAGTTTATCATTAGCACACTTGAAAAGGAGTCTTCATAA
- the LOC117413241 gene encoding neutrophil cytosol factor 2-like, translating into MSLVETIRQWDEGVVAADKKDWPAAFQIFCEIQEPNSKIYFNIGCLCLITGDLNATEKAFDNSICKDEHLAVAFFQRGITFYKKQKYKEALRDFQKTFHELRGNQLIDYKLLGLWYKLYACEVLHNVALAHAQLNEWEKAEENLLKALNLKIEAKHSHIDRALGSILKHKLFDLVELPMGELFRPNKHHVAQLEKKDYLGKAKVLASVIHQDAFSGFAPLQPQVQSAPPRPKTPEIRRALEGEPHRVCYEFFSETANELSLLPGNIVFVLQKGADNWATVIFNGKKGLVPYNYLEPVELTLSSKKGQETNQSEDLPKPLKDEPPERPAVLDTSMLNAKDTEESSAKEGEQEELKTCIIKVHFTYTVTIQVKPGLSYSDLLEQVCKKLQHHPRGIILRYKKNSSSEKVCLDDSEMEIAWSQAKKGHFTLWCELTENKENLPKEDLTQLVALHCYKATQPEDLEFQTGDIITLLSKVNEEWFEGQCKGNVGIFPAAFVEEYINEDRII; encoded by the exons ATGTCGCTGGTAGAGACCATCAGGCAATGGGATGAAGGAGTGGTTGCTGCAGACAAGAAGGACTGGCCCGCAGCCTTCCAAATTTTTTGTGAGATACAGGAGCCCAACTCCAAAATTTACTTTAACATCGGCTGCCTTTGCTTGATAACTGGAGACCTAAACGCAACTGAAAAG GCCTTTGACAACAGCATATGCAAGGACGAACATTTAGCTGTTGCCTTTTTCCAGAGGGGCATaactttttacaaaaaacaaaa ATACAAGGAAGCACTAAGGGATTTTCAAAAAACCTTCCATGAACTTCGGGGGAACCAGCTGATAGACTACAAATTGCTTGGTCTGTGGTACAAACTGTATGCCTGTGAG GTCCTGCACAATGTGGCTCTGGCTCATGCACAGCTGAATGAATGGGAGAAGGCTGAGGAGAACCTGCTGAAGGCATTAAACCTGAAGATTGAGGCCAAGCACAGCCACATTGATCGGGCACTGGGATCCATTTTG AAACATAAGCTGTTTGATCTGGTGGAACTGCCCATGGGTGAGCTGTTCAGACCAAACAAACACCACGTGGCTCAGCTGGAGAAGAAGGACTACCTGGGCAAGGCCAAG GTACTTGCTTCAGTCATCCATCAAGATGCATTCTCAGGATTTGCACCTCTTCAACCACAA GTTCAATCAGCCCCTCCCAGACCCAAAACACCAGAAATACGAAG GGCGCTGGAAGGGGAGCCCCATCGCGTATGTTACGAGTTCTTCTCTGAAACAGCAAATGAGCTGTCACTGCTGCCAGGAAACATTGTCTTTGTGCTGCAGAAAGGGGCTGACAACTGGGCTACCGTGATCTTCAACGGGAAG AAAGGACTGGTTCCCTACAATTACTTGGAGCCTGTGGAACTTACACTAAGTTCAAagaaaggacag GAAACTAATCAGAGTGAAGATCTCCCAAAGCCACTAAAAGATGAACCGCCAGAAAGACCGGCAG ttttagaCACCTCAATGCTAAATGCAAAGGACACTGAAGAATCAAGCGCCAAG GAGGGAGAACAGGAGGAATTAAAAACCTGCATTATTAAAGTGCATTTCACATATACAGTGACTATTCAAGTGAAGCCAGGACTCTCATACAGCGACCTCTTAGAACAGGTCTGCAAGAAACTGCAACATCACCCCAGAGGAATAATCCTGAG ATACAAGAAAAATAGCAGCAGTGAAAAAGTGTGTCTGGATGATTCAGAAATGGAGATTGCATGGAGCCAAGCAAAAAAGGGACATTTTACCCTTTGGTGTGAGTTAACAGAG AACAAAGAAAATTTGCCAAAAGAAGATCTCACCCAATTAGTTGCCCTTCATTGCTATAAGGCCACACAGCCAGAGGATCTGGAGTTCCAAACAGGGGATATTATTACTCTCCTGTCAAAAG TAAATGAAGAATGGTTCGAAGGACAATGTAAAGGAAACGTGGGTATCTTCCCAGCTGCTTTTGTTGAAGAATACattaatgaagacagaataatcTGA